The Monodelphis domestica isolate mMonDom1 chromosome 5, mMonDom1.pri, whole genome shotgun sequence DNA segment ATATTGTTTTCACCAATCAGAATTTAAGATGGCCTGGTGTGATCCCTTGTTAGCTGCTGTCACCTTGATTTATTCTTTGCTAGCGTAAGTTGACTTTTCATACTCTTAGTTATCTTTCAACATTTCATATACTGCATTTGTCTTTGAAGCTCTATAAAAAGTATGATAGAGTAATATGAATTTTGTAcactttctttttcctgttaCCATCTCCTAATATGTTGGCATACTATCTACCCTGCagatccttttttctctccttcaaatACATCTTCTGTCTGTGCAATAAACACTCATTCTCTGACAACCTTGAAGGGTAACATGGCGTGGTGGATAGAGACTAAGCCTTAGAATTAGGCAGATGTGTTCGAGTCTTTTGTGACACTAGATGAATGACATTTCAGCATGGGGTGGGTTAACTAACATTAACTAATGAAAAGTGGCTTGGTTAGGTGTTCTtctaaagagaaataaataaataaaatagtcttATTTTTTTGTAGAAGAGTTGAAAAAGCATTAGTTCTTCAGTCATgaggatctgagtttaaatctaacctctGGTCTAAGTATGTGAAGTTAGATAATTTTGCCTAactttcttgggcctcagtttccttaactgtaacaAGGGAATTTGGACTTGATAATAAAGCatatcaataaaatctattttaaaaaggaagtagttattgatataaattgtttttaaaaagacagaaagggTTTTCTGAgacaaggaaagggaaatggtCTTGAGGTCACAGCCACAGAAAAGAAACCTCTGTAGATGACAGCATATAGTGAGTGATAGCCTACATATactgaggaaagaaaaggagatgaaaatcttTCTTGAATCCCAGCTTTACTCTCTTATTCCAAAATGTCTGACACTAGAAGGGGATATAGTTCTTTCATGGCTTAGAAGAACAGCTTTTTTTGAAGTTAGAGCTCCATGATATATTAAAATTTGAGtttctctattttcctttcattGATTGATTCTACTCTCACTGTCATATAATTTTCCATTGAAAATGGAATGATTGTCTGTATAATAGTGTCTACTGATATTAACTGGGAAAATCAAGTGTAAAATATCCTCCTCTATGAAGGCTTTGGGGAGGCATGAAGAATTATGGCAGGAATTACTCCATGAACCCCTTTCCTTCTTGGTGCATTTTCTTGGGTCTTAGAACTCCATTTTCATTCTTGAATATTATGTAGGACCCTGGAGCCCTGGCTTGGTCAGCCAGCTCCTTCATGCCTAtcttccagatttttaaagacaGTTCTCAGGCCTCCTCTTCCTAATGTTCCCTGATTGAGATCAGATATTTCTATGTGATCAGTTGCCTTCATTCAACCTTCAGAGATGCCCCAGCCAGAGGGATAGTCCTGCAAGTACCTCTTGAATTTCTGCAGTTCTTCTAACTTCTGGATTCTGCACCAGCCTCTATGGAACTCTTTCCCCCAATGGCCTTTACCATGTCTGCAACTGCCAGATAGGTCATGGCAGGCTGATGCTGAAAATGTTTCCATATACATACTCTGCCAAGTGCTGTGGGTGAATATATTGCTGATAGCAAATTAGTCTTTCTGAATGATTAAGATTTTCTTCTTGTGCTTTCGAAAAGAGTGTATAAGTGTCATGCATACATTCTCCATCCCAACCTCAGGTGGTTGTTAAACATGCACTCGCCTTACCCTTGATTCCATCTCATTTAGTAACTTAGTCCATTGTTGAGTTTCCTTCTTTTGCAGGCATTCATTCACTGGTGGCACCTCATATTTTAAGGAGGAGCATAAGAGTCTCATGACATAGTAAAAAAGCTACCCAGAACTAGGTTTTTGGCTGCTCTAGGAGATGGTTGGCTTTGATTAAGCTTGCCAATTCAAGTCTGAAGAACTTTTTCTGATAACCTGCAACCTGGCTATGGGAAATCACTTTTGGACAATTAGTAGGAATGTTATCGAGTGTTCCTTGCTACTTCTGAAATGACGGTGTCTATCCGTCAGATTCCTTCTGAAGCAGTAGAAATGCAGGGATTTAAGCTTTTTGTGCATGATCAATCATTGGTTGAGTGCAACTATTTTCCACTTGCTTGTAGGCTAAGCTTACACTATTGTGCGTTCCTGTGGAGGTCTGGTGGATAATTCACCCATCTCTTTATAAATGCTCTGGGATTGGACCAAAGGATTTCTTGGTCTATAGATATGtttagggaagaagggaagagaggaaatgagaTGACTGAAGACAAAATGACAGGGCAAAAGTCTGAAGGGaagacctcaaacatttcctttcCCTACAAGAATATAGTGTGTGTCTTGTCAGTACCTGCTTTTGATTGTTGGTACTGTGTAATTCCAATTTGAACcctagaactacaattcccagcatcccatgttcctcatcttatgtgctgacataggaAGGATATAAGTGTTGTGTACCCCTTCCTCTTGTTCTCTCTTCCTGTGATCTCATTTGGTGGAGGGAGTGTGAGGTGAGAGGCAGACTCATGtggtcttattttgttagataattacctttgaTTCCTTAATTCAAGTGActactaataaactttataaaatacaatacttggagtattggacattgatttaaatcttacagtactCTGTGTGCTTTATTATGCCTTCATTTTACTAACAGTAAAACTGTCCAAAGTGCCTTCCTACTCTTAGTCTCTTCCATTAATGGTCCAGCACAATAGTATGATGGAGTGAACAGAAGATGTTCAAACAGGCTCCTCTGTGGGGGGGATACAgtgttcttccttttcttcttgagGTCAGTGGGGGTGCAGCCAGATCTTGAGTAGCCAGAAGGGTATATTTTCTTCATAGAAACAGATTCCTTCTAGGCCTTTGACATTTGTTGGTGTAATTTGGGAAACCCTCAGAAGGCATGTTAGGACCTGTGCTGAGCAGATCCCAGGAAAAGACTTTGATTACCCAGATTCTTAGCCATccctttcaatttcaatttcattttccagaGGGGATGGCCACTTCAAAGCAGTGAAAGTTGAGTCCTCTGCAAAAACCCTTTCATACCTACCTAAAAGGAAGTGCTTCGAAGGGACAGAACCAAATCCAACAATGGACAGAGTTGGGGGACCCTCATGCTGGATTCCATTggacccctcccctccctcctgtgCTGAGACTCCAGGGTTTGCTAGGATTTCAGCATGAGGGCTCCAACCCTCAGGGAAGAGGCTCTGACCACAGCTGTCAGGGAGGCAGCTCGAGGAGGGACATAGAGAGGAGGTTAGCCCAGGTGGAGCCTTCCACTATCACACTCCAGCTTGGGCCTCCACTTCTCAAGGTTTTGTTCTCAGGACACATCCAACTCTGCAGATCAGCTCCACCTGGGGGACAGGACCTTGCTGCCAGATGGGAAGCCAGGGGCTCTAACCcagcagctggcagggaggcagcagggagaaagataaagagaggatTTCAGGGGTAACTACCTTCAGCTccacaccttcagcttctgctggcagATGGGGAAGATTACATCTCTGGACTCATTAATAGTCCTTTagtctaatctagtcaatcaatttctttttcctatgaCTAGATCCAAATGTATCCTTAGGGGGCTCTTTCAAGGTGGCTTATTTGGACCCTAAGACTATAGGAAGAAGCTGGGACAGAGGAGATGGaataaatctgtttcttttgttgctAATTGATGAATAGTCAATATCCATTAAGCCTTTTCTATGTGTCAAGCCTTGTGCTGAGCTGgggatagaaacagaaaaaaaatgtctctTACCCTTAGATCAGAGTGACATGGTTGGTTGAGAAGTGAGATGATCTGAGCTCTCTTCTTAGATGGAGGTTTTGGTGTTGATGGTTCTTGTACCCTTTTATCAGGCTAAAGGTAGTTCTGCAGTGGAATCCCAAGGCTGACAGGATCTTGCAGGATAATGCTATTTTTCCAGTAGGGAGCTTCCTGAAACACAGGAAGTCAGATATCCCAGAGTAGTGCAGAGAGGTGTGAGAAATGAAATGTTCTGAGCTCAGTTCCTCCTTGGGATTTAATCATTGAATTTTAGCTCTGGTGTCTAGAACCTGAAGATTATTCTTGTTTGTTGTCTTAACCAAAGGTACAGCTGTCTAAATTGGAGGAAATGGTAGGGCAAAGGATGGAGGAGGTCATGAGCTAAAATGCATTATGATAGAGAGCTAGCAGGGGTGGGCAGGGCACATAGTACTAATTTCGTGCTATCCCAGGAAGTTTGCTGAGTACAGTTCCTTCAAGATGATTACTACCATTTTAGAAGCTATTAAAGCCAGCTGGGGCATCTGGGATGTTCTTTTCATGCAAAACTGTCTCAGGACATGAAGATGGCAAGGTGCCACCATCAACCAGAAAGGTATAGTTGGGCTTATTTGGGAATAGATACTGTGTTAAAAACAAATGTCTAATATTAAAAGATCTTTCTCCTTCAAAATCTACTTTGGTAGGCTATGAAAATtctgacatttctttttctatcattctCTTTTGATTACAATTTTTACTGTTTTGATCTGTAAAGGGTACAGTTActattctgcttttctgcatttagttgttaagtttttatttcctaatacatggtcattttttgCATAGGcatcatgtactgctgaaaagaaggtatttttcttttcccattccacTTTTTCCAGTTATAacttttataagatttcattggcttcctttcctgtttatttttttggtttgatttatctcaaTATGAAGGGGGGGGTATTGAGGTCCCCCAGTAATATAGTTTTATTGCATATTTTCTCcagaagttaatttaatttttccttgaaATTTTAGTGGCTAAACCATtgggtacatatatatatatatttatatgtgtatatatatgtttagtattattTCATTGTTAATAGTAcctttttagcaagatgtaatttccttccttatctctcttaatcagatctatttttgctttagttgtgtctgagatgatgattgctactcctgcttttttcacATCAGATTATGTATAGTCAATTCTGCTCcagtcctttcctttcctttgtgtcATCCTGACTCATATGTGTAAGGATTAACATTTAGGGATTGgactaaaatatgagaattctaaagtaatattgtggtcactgatttaaaaaatattatagctcaagtcaagtgATTTTTAGTAGCTTTAATATACAAAGAAGTGGGAAAGTGAAAgtggagaaatgtaagaagagagtAGAGAGAAAATATCTAGCCCATCACACAGAGCCTCCTCCAGGAGAAGGCCACTCTGGAACTAATTTCTCCATAAGCCAGGAAGGGAAGGCCgactactcactcacccaagataaAGTCCacaggagaagatccaggagcagtcctttTAGAAGCAGTCTAAGAGCCAAGATCTCAAGTGGGAGCTGAGGTCCAAGTCCAAAACAACCCCCAAGAGTCATTAGCTGAAGCTCCAAGTGAAAGATCCCTTGGACAGGAATTTGAggattttttatagtccttttctcaCATCACTTccttgtcccttcctccactttacaggaaccaattgtagTCTTTACATTTTCCTAGTACTGCCCAGAGGCAGGGCAGTTGTCTCTGGGGatgtcacccactttagtaaaatgatttggaaactcccttacttagtgttaagtaggggtgtttaagtttttggttgattaattaaaaattgctgatagacaaagtttgattcactctttatGTTTACTGTAAGAAatagtaggattctgattttttatTCCACTCTATcagcttctgttttatgggtgagatcaTCTCATTCGCATTTACAGtttgattaccaactgtgtattcccctccaccttattttccccttttgatcttgctctttttcctttcactttgtCCTTCCTCAGTGTATTATTTTTTATCACCCTCCCTTCCAACACCCTTATCtcattccccttctatttctctgtagggtaagacagGATTCTGTACTCCAATGAGTATGGTggttccctctctgagccagttatgagaGTAAGCTTTGAGCATTGTCCATCACCACCCTCATTTCCCCCACCATTGTAAGTTTCTTATGCATCTTTAGATGAGAACTTACTCtattccatccctcccttcccttttatcTGGATGCAACCTTCTTTtgaattcattgattttttttttttttgcataacatGTCATACTAATCAGCTTACTTCcgcaccctctgtctatgtatattcccTCTAACTGCTttactactaataaaaataaaggaaatattttgagaattataaatatcctttttttccaTGTAAGAATGCATACAGTTTGGACTAAGTAAAGTTCCttaaactttttctttccttatttgcctttttaagcttctcttaggtcttgtgtttggacatcaaattttctgtttaggtctgatatattcatcaggaatgcttggaaatatattttatggaaTGGTAATTTTTCTCTCCTGAATGAATATATTCAGTGTTGCTGGAAAGGTGACTCTGTGTTGCTGTTAACCTAGAGCCTTCaccttccaaaatatcatattccactcctttaatgtggaggctaagtcctgtgtaatcctgaatgCAGCTCCATggttttctttgatcatttcttgtattatgatggcTAGGCtcttttttgttgtggttgtggttgtggttgtggctgttcatggctttcaggtagtccaataattcttgaattgtctcttggatctattttacaagtcagttgtcttttcaatgagatttcacatttttgtcttttttcattcttttgtttcttgatgtctcatgaagtcattcaCTTGTAGTTgttcaattctaaattttaaggaatgattttcttccatgaccttttgaacctctgttttttttttcatttccctcatttctctttcccattttccctctgcctctcttaattgtaacAGGAGACAAGTGAAGGGAGTTTTTGGAGGATTTTAGCTGAAGCCTGGTCCAcaacaagaaagaaaacaagttaCTTTTCTGCctgtggcttcagatatttctctGACCCTCAGGAAAATTCTCCTCTCAGTATTCTTCCAAGGCTGGAAGTGGCTAGTTGCTTAAAATTCTCTTCTCTCAGTTCTTTTTCCCAGAATCCTCTTGTTCCCTCTCCACTGCTCCTCtgccagctgcccccaccaagtagggtctctttttttctccattgcaAATAACACTTCTTGTCttcatgcattctttttttttaatttctattttaattggtcaatttgaaacattattccttggttacaaaaatcgcAGtatatccctcccttccctcccccccccccagtggacgtgcaattccagtgggtattaaatgtgtccttcctcagaacccatttctatgttgttggtgtttgcattaggatgttcatttagaatctacctccccagtcatatcccctcaacccatgtaatcaagcagttgttttacttctgtgtttctactcccacagttttccctctgaatctttctcatagatccctctgggttgttcaggaacactgcattgccactaatggaggagtccattacattcagttgtaccacagtgtatcagtctctgtataatattcccctgctcctttcgctctgcatcacttcttggagattgttctagtccccatggaattcctccactttattattgctttgagcacaatagtatattccatcaccaacatataccacaatttgttcagccatattcccaattgaagggcatcccctcattttccaattttttttttgtgaccacaaagagcgcagctatgaatattcatgtacaagtctttttccttattatctctttgggggtataaacccagtagtgctatagctggatcaaagggcagacagtcttttatcgccgtttgggcatagttccaaattgccctccagaatggttggttcagttcacaactccaccagcaatgcattaatgtcctgactttgctacatcccctccagcattcattactttccattgctgtcatgttagccaatctgctaggtgtgaggtattacctcagagttgttttgattcacatctctctgattataagagatttaggacactttcatgtgcttattgatagttttgatttctttgactgaaaattgcctattcatgtcccttacccatttatcaattggagattggcttgattttttgtacaattgatttagctctttataaatttgagtaattagaccttcgtCAGAGGttcttgttatgaagattgtttaccaatttgttgcttcccttctaattttggatgcattagttttgtttgtacaaaaactttttaatttgatataatcaaaattatttattttacattttgtggctctttctaagtcttgcttggttttaaaatctttcccttcccaaaggtctgacatgtgtactattgtcttcacctaatttacttatagtttccttctttatgttcaagtcattcacccattctgagtttatcttggtgtagggtgtgaaatgttgatccaatccaaatctctcccacactgactTCCAATTTGCCCAGtggtttttatcgaatagtggatttttatcccaaaagctgggatctttgagcttgtcatagactgtcttgctgaggtcacttacccaatgtatctattccactggtcctcctttctgtctcttagccagtgccatattgtttggtactgcaaggccaccttcctttgcattactttttcataatttccctggatatccttgatcttttgttcttccaaatgaactttatgattttttctaattcagtaaagttttttggtagcttgatgggtatggcactaaataaataaataagtttgggtaggatggtcatttttattatgttagctcatcctacccatgagcagttaatgtttttccaattgtttagatctagttttaattgtgtggaaaggtttttgtagttgtgttcatatagttcctgtgttcatatagttcctgtgtttgtctcagcagatagattcctaagtattttatattgtctagggtgattttcaatggaatttctctttctaattcctgctgctgagatgtgttgaagatatatagaaacgctgatgacttatgtgggtctaTTTTGCATTCTATTTCCACTAGcttagtagaccatcatatcatccacaaagagtgatagcttggtctcttcattgccaatattaataccttcaatttttttcttctcgaattgctactgctagtgtttctagtacaattaataatagtggtgataatgggcatccgtgtttcactcctgatcttgttggaatgcatctagtttatccccattgcatatgatgttggctgatgattttagataaatactatttattagaaaagatccttctattcctaaactttctagtgttttcaataggaaggagtgttgtattttttcaaaggcttttgctgggtctattgaaataatcatgtgatttttgttggtttgcttgttgatgtggtcaattatgtggatggttttcctaatattgaaccagccctgcatccctggtataaatcctacttgatcatggtggatgacccttctgatcacttgctggagtctttttgctagtattctatttaagatttttgcatctatattcattagggagattggtctataaattttctttctctgtttttgacctgcctggttttggaatcagtaccatatttgtgtcataaaaggaatttggtagaactccctctttgcttattatgtcaaatagtttgtatagtattgggattagctgttctttgaatgtttgatagaattcacttgtgaatccatcaggccctggggattttttcttagggagttctttgatggactgctcaatttctttttctgatatgggattttttaagaattctatttcttcttctgttaatctaggcaatttatatttttgtaaatattcattcattcattggcttagagagaagagagggggtttgaagatgttctcccttctgccttccctccttagctaaagctgctttcCCCAATTTGTTCTTGTCCcttttgtctcccctccactaCTTAAGACCagaaggtctccccttgatcaatTCACTCATcctcagcttggggaacaaataacttttaaccttaactcaatcaggtaatacaaaaggaaaaaatgggaaaaggggtccctgtctctatataaacccttttccctccctccttgagtttgggggggaattcaggccttggcagtctgagccccctgagagaaagtcatgttgactcacccctgggcaacaggagctgaggtaaagtctgctcaggtttctcttcagaaagtcccttcaattgggaagtgttgggggaaaaagatttccagtcaccagcaggaaaggtgggtaacacttagGAGAAAGTCCTTTTCCCATCTTCTCTCTTTGGCCTCTCAAGACAGAGTCACTGCTCTCTCCTCCAGAGATGACTCCTCCTTCCGGATtcccctcctggggcccctcccccatcaaggtgatcaatttcacatactcttcagtcttggcactttttctctagtgccagcctctgtcacaacttCCCCATGTGTCCATTGTCAGGGAAGCAGGAGTTTGAATCCTAGgaagttttccttttcttagcAGATTGTCTCTCAAATACATCTTGTACCCCAGAAGCTTTTTCCTTGAAGAACTTGGTATTCTGGGCACTGTCCTGACTCCAAGCTGAATCAAAGGAAGTGGTGTCTTGATCCACAAGGTGGGTGTATTTGGTCCTTCCTGATCGCCCAAAGTTCTTGACCTGCAAAACTTTGGGAAGAATAGTTTTATTGAAGTGATCTTCCAGGTGGGAACACTGAAATCTCTCTTGTAAACTTCTTCATCTTCATCCATGAAAAAAGCTCCCCGGTGATAGTACTTCTGCAAGAATTTGTATTTGCCCTTCACAGCTTTGTTGGTAATAATTTTGCCATTTGCTTGGAGTTCAGCTTGTCTTTCCTCTTCTGTCAGGTTTCGCATGTGTTCAATCTCTGCTCTCTCCTTCTCCATCGCTTCTCGATCCTCTCTGTCCCGTTTGATTCTTTTCAGCTCCCGAACTTTCCAGGCCTCATATTCCTCCTCCTGATTCTCATCATCTGTGTTGAGTGCATCTAGGGCAGCCAAAGAGCACTTGTTTTTCTCCAGTTCCTTCTTTGTCTCCTCTTCCACATTCTTGAGTGTATACTTGCACCTCTCCTCAGCCAGACGTTTTGCCTCTTGCTCCAATTCCTTCTGTTTCCGTGCTTCTGCCTCACGCTCTTGAACTGTGACACGGTCTTTCTTTTGGATGAAAACAGGCTTGAGTCGGGGTTCCATTTCATCCTGGCTGTCTGTATATTCTTCATACTCAGACTCTGATTCAGATTCCTCACCAGAATGCCCTTCATCTTCCACTTCCATGAGCTCCGTCTCCTCATTTTTCCTCTCCTGTGCTCGCTGACGCATCATATGATGTCGCCACTCAATATCCTCCTCATCAATTTTTTCCTCTCTACCATCCTCTCTCTCCAATTGCCTCACATCTGCTACTTCAGAATGGCTTTCTCCCACTACTTCAGGTTCTACTATTTTGCGATGCCGAGCCAACCTTTCTTCAACATCTTCATTAATGCGGTTCTGCAAACGTCGAAGCCTGGGATCACTAGGTGAATCCTCTCCCTGTTCCTCAGGCTCTACTTCTTGATCATTGGCTTTCTTGATGAACTGAAATTCTTCATCCTCCTCATCAGAGGAAGCCATAGGTGCATAGTCTGGCCTCTTTCCAGATACATAACGTTTCACCTTCACTTTCTCCATTGAAATCTCCCCTTTCTCATTGTGAACCTGGATGGCCCTAGCTGTGGAATTAATGGGGGGCTGCTTCATGAGAGTGCTTGGGACAGACATGATGGCAATAGCAGTGGCAGCTGTGGCAGtatagtgaggtactaagtaaggggACTTgaagttattgttattccaaagtgttaatTCCAACTAGGCAAACAGAagaaaggattccctttttagAAGtacaaactcagaatagacagagaaccaagaatttcctttcacagtgatttgcctatggtcacagaATGGCAAAAtaagaactaggatttgaatccaagtcctcttcCTCCAAAACCAGCATTCTTATCACTGACTTCCATGACCTCACTGTCATTAAGATAGAGATAAAGCTAAGACTAAGAACATCTTACTTTGTTTATCTTGAGTTAGGCCCTAGACAGAATAAATCACAAGGAAGGTCTAAACCTATAATCTCATAGAAAAGGCACAAACACAATGTTGTGGCCACTTGGACTAGaagaagattaaacttaaaaatgcaaTTGAGTATGGTTATTAGCATCTTAGTTTGAGTTTTATatcttgtcatttttctttctttccttttttggatggcaaatattttgaacttttttctctctcaaaatcATTACTAGACTACTCTGGGTGGGAGAAGAAATGGGGCATATTGATACAATAGTAAATT contains these protein-coding regions:
- the LOC100022405 gene encoding LOW QUALITY PROTEIN: microfibrillar-associated protein 1-like (The sequence of the model RefSeq protein was modified relative to this genomic sequence to represent the inferred CDS: inserted 1 base in 1 codon); translated protein: MSVPSTLMKQPPINSTARAIQVHNEKGEISMEKVKVKRYVSGKRPDYAPMASSDEEDEEFQFIKKANDQEVEPEEQGEDSPSDPRLRRLQNRINEDVEERLARHRKIVEPEVVGESHSEVADVRQLEREDGREEKIDEEDIEWRHHMMRQRAQERKNEETELMEVEDEGHSGEESESESEYEEYTDSQDEMEPRLKPVFIQKKDRVTVQEREAEARKQKELEQEAKRLAEERCKYTLKNVEEETKKELEKNKCSLAALDALNTDDENQEEEYEAWKVRELKRIKRDREDREAMEKERAEIEHMRNLTEEERQAELQANGKIITNKAVKGKYKFLQKYYHRGAFFMDEDEEVYKRDFSVPTXEDHFNKTILPKVLQVKNFGRSGRTKYTHLVDQDTTSFDSAWSQDSAQNTKFFKEKASGVQDVFERQSAKKRKTS